In Allomuricauda ruestringensis DSM 13258, the following proteins share a genomic window:
- a CDS encoding TolC family protein: protein MERIRKTVTKMKHRKSLLVVMIAMMALYSCVPTREVRDENVAVPENYQNQSTDTVNTGLVEWRTFFKDPNLIALIDSALAKNQELNIMLQQVDMAKNRIQAKKGEYLPFVNLQAGAEVEKVGEYTRNGAVEKNLEVKEDEEFPEPLTNYMVGAFATWELDVWKKLRNEKKAAVYEYLSSVEGKNFMVTNLVAEIADSYYELMALDNQMAIIDQNLEIQQNALRMVKLQKQAARATELAVKRFQAEVLKNQSHKYEIQQEIVEAENRLNFLIGRSPQHIQRESDNFIDRPIDSIYAGIPSQLLQNRPDVRSAEFELAAAKLDTKAARANFYPQFTIKAGLGLEAFDTKYLTTTPESVLYSAIGDMVAPLINRNAIKAQYKNATARQLQAVYEYEKSILNAYIEVANQLSNIDNLKKSYELKEGQIQALTESIDLSTRLFQSARVEYIEVLLAQREALESKMELVETKKDQMLAQVNMYRSLGGGWN, encoded by the coding sequence ATGGAAAGAATAAGAAAAACGGTGACCAAAATGAAGCATAGAAAATCACTTTTAGTTGTAATGATAGCAATGATGGCCCTTTATTCTTGTGTGCCCACTCGTGAGGTTAGGGACGAGAATGTAGCGGTTCCCGAGAATTATCAGAATCAATCCACCGATACCGTAAATACAGGATTGGTGGAATGGAGAACTTTTTTCAAGGATCCCAATCTTATTGCGTTGATTGATTCCGCTTTGGCAAAAAACCAAGAGCTGAACATTATGTTGCAGCAAGTGGATATGGCCAAAAACAGAATTCAAGCCAAAAAAGGGGAGTACTTACCCTTTGTAAACCTTCAGGCAGGTGCCGAAGTGGAAAAAGTTGGTGAATATACCCGTAATGGAGCTGTGGAAAAAAACCTCGAGGTGAAGGAAGACGAAGAGTTCCCCGAACCCCTGACCAATTATATGGTCGGAGCCTTCGCCACTTGGGAGCTGGATGTATGGAAGAAGCTCCGTAACGAGAAAAAAGCAGCGGTCTACGAATACCTTTCCAGTGTGGAGGGGAAAAATTTTATGGTGACCAATTTGGTGGCGGAGATAGCCGATTCGTACTACGAATTAATGGCGTTGGACAATCAAATGGCCATCATAGACCAAAACTTGGAGATTCAGCAGAATGCGTTGCGCATGGTTAAGTTACAAAAGCAAGCTGCACGGGCCACGGAATTGGCGGTAAAGCGTTTTCAGGCGGAAGTTTTGAAAAATCAAAGTCATAAATATGAAATTCAGCAGGAAATCGTGGAAGCGGAGAACCGATTGAATTTTTTGATTGGTCGATCACCACAGCATATACAAAGGGAGTCCGATAATTTCATAGATAGACCTATCGATTCCATTTATGCAGGGATACCTTCGCAATTGTTACAGAACCGCCCCGATGTGCGTAGCGCCGAGTTTGAACTGGCAGCAGCCAAATTGGATACCAAAGCGGCGAGGGCCAATTTTTACCCACAGTTTACAATTAAAGCGGGATTAGGTCTGGAGGCTTTTGATACAAAATACCTCACCACAACACCAGAATCCGTATTGTATTCGGCGATTGGGGATATGGTAGCTCCTTTGATTAACAGAAATGCAATCAAAGCTCAGTACAAGAATGCTACGGCCCGACAGTTGCAGGCGGTGTACGAATATGAGAAGTCTATTTTGAATGCCTATATCGAGGTGGCCAACCAGTTGTCCAACATCGACAACCTCAAAAAGAGCTATGAATTGAAAGAGGGCCAAATACAGGCTCTAACGGAATCCATAGACCTGTCCACACGTTTGTTCCAATCCGCAAGGGTGGAATATATCGAAGTGCTTTTGGCGCAGCGTGAGGCCTTGGAATCCAAAATGGAGCTGGTGGAGACCAAAAAAGACCAGATGCTGGCCCAAGTAAATATGTACCGCTCCTTGGGAGGTGGCTGGAACTAA
- a CDS encoding efflux RND transporter permease subunit: protein MFKKFIHRPVLAIVISVIIVFTGLLAIKQLPISQFPQIAPTTVNIFIAYPGSSADVLVNSTLIPLETSINGVQGMRYIASDATSAGEGTLRVIFEPGTDPNQAVVRVKTRVDQVMPLLPELVQREGVVITPVQPSMLMYVNLYSEAKNNDEKFLYNYAYTKMIPEIQRINGIASAKILGSRKFAMRVWLKPDRMRAYNISAEEVLEAMDEQSILARPGRLGRSSGKKAQSLEYVLVYQNRYNEPQQYKDIIIKANEDGEILKLGDVADVELGSEFFDIYSNLDGKPSASIVLKQTFGSNGSDVIKSVKEKLTELETEMPPGIDYKISYDVSNFLDASIDQVLHTLRDAFILVAIVVFLFLGDWRSTLIPIIAVPVSLIGAFFVMQLFGLSINLITLFALVLAIGIVVDNAIVVVEAVHVKMEEENLTPYKASYEVLGEIGGAIIAITLVMTSVFIPISFMTGPVGVFYRQFSITMAGSIVISAIVALTLTPVLCAMMLKNTHGKTKRKSPVNRFIDWFNGRFEKLTGRYVGVLNKIVNRRVVTFGLLLAFCAGIFFTNQVLPAGFIPNEDQGMIYAIIQTPPGATLERTNEVARKLQAICEETEGVESVSSLAGYEIMTEGRGSNAGTCLINLKPWSEREHSVHEIMEELEEETKDLGAVIEYFEPPAVPGFGSSGGFAMRLLDKTNSTDYHEFERINNDFMDALRERKELAGLFTFYAANYPQYELKINNKAAMQKGVSIGKAMENLNILIGSTYEQGFIRFGRFFKVYTQAAPEYRGMPSDLEKLFVKNEEGEMVPYSSFMTMEKRLGPNEVTRYNLYNSAAIRGLPAKGYTSGDAIDAIKEVAEQKLPRGYDIAWEGLSYDEAQRGNESIYIFIVVLIFVYLVLAAQYESFLLPLAVILSLPVGVFGSFFLLKLMGLSNDVYAQIGMIMLVGLLGKNAVLIVEFAVQKHRQGATILEAAIEGSKQRFRPILMTSFAFIAGLIPLVVATGAGAIGNRTIGGSALGGMLIGTIFGVLLIPGLYYVFAKMADGKSLIRDEHDEPISEELFKNNDNESKLRTRLKEVNKLLKKMTTRNGKNKKNGDQNEA, encoded by the coding sequence ATGTTTAAAAAATTTATACACAGACCTGTATTGGCCATTGTGATTTCGGTCATAATTGTGTTTACGGGATTGTTGGCCATAAAACAACTGCCCATTTCGCAGTTCCCACAAATCGCACCCACCACGGTAAATATATTTATTGCTTATCCGGGTTCAAGTGCCGATGTATTGGTAAACTCTACCTTGATTCCTTTGGAAACCTCCATTAACGGGGTGCAGGGCATGCGGTATATTGCTTCCGATGCCACTAGTGCTGGGGAAGGAACCTTACGTGTGATTTTTGAACCGGGCACCGACCCTAACCAAGCCGTAGTGCGAGTAAAGACGCGGGTCGACCAAGTAATGCCTTTGCTGCCCGAGCTGGTGCAGCGCGAAGGAGTTGTTATTACGCCAGTACAGCCCAGTATGTTAATGTATGTGAACCTGTACAGCGAAGCCAAGAACAACGATGAAAAATTCCTGTACAACTACGCATACACTAAAATGATCCCTGAAATTCAACGGATAAATGGTATTGCAAGTGCCAAGATTTTGGGTAGCCGTAAGTTTGCCATGCGGGTTTGGCTTAAACCAGACCGAATGCGGGCCTACAACATCTCTGCAGAAGAAGTACTGGAGGCCATGGATGAACAAAGTATTTTGGCCAGGCCTGGACGTTTAGGAAGAAGTTCCGGTAAAAAAGCACAATCGTTGGAATATGTTCTGGTCTATCAGAACAGGTATAATGAACCCCAACAATACAAGGATATCATTATTAAAGCCAACGAAGACGGAGAAATTTTAAAACTTGGCGATGTCGCCGATGTGGAACTTGGGAGTGAGTTCTTTGATATCTATTCCAATCTCGATGGAAAACCGTCCGCGTCCATTGTGTTAAAACAAACTTTTGGGAGTAACGGTAGCGATGTCATCAAGTCGGTAAAAGAGAAATTGACGGAACTGGAGACCGAAATGCCTCCTGGAATTGATTACAAAATCAGTTATGACGTATCCAATTTCTTGGATGCCTCTATAGATCAAGTACTGCATACTCTTCGGGATGCCTTTATCTTGGTGGCCATTGTGGTGTTCCTGTTCTTGGGTGATTGGCGATCTACCCTGATTCCAATTATTGCGGTACCGGTATCGCTCATTGGGGCATTTTTCGTAATGCAACTCTTTGGGCTGTCCATTAACCTGATAACCCTGTTTGCCTTGGTATTGGCCATTGGTATTGTGGTAGATAACGCTATTGTGGTCGTAGAGGCCGTCCACGTTAAGATGGAAGAAGAAAACCTTACGCCTTACAAAGCATCCTACGAAGTACTGGGTGAAATCGGTGGGGCCATTATCGCCATTACCTTGGTAATGACCTCAGTGTTTATCCCTATTTCGTTCATGACAGGCCCTGTAGGGGTTTTCTATAGACAGTTTTCCATCACCATGGCAGGCTCTATTGTAATATCCGCCATAGTGGCTCTTACCTTAACGCCGGTTCTATGTGCCATGATGTTGAAAAACACCCATGGTAAAACAAAACGGAAATCACCTGTAAACCGATTTATAGATTGGTTCAATGGTAGGTTTGAGAAACTTACTGGGCGTTACGTTGGGGTGTTGAACAAAATAGTGAACAGAAGGGTTGTCACATTTGGACTGTTGTTAGCTTTTTGTGCAGGTATTTTCTTTACCAACCAAGTATTACCAGCCGGATTTATCCCCAATGAAGACCAAGGGATGATATATGCCATCATCCAGACCCCTCCGGGTGCTACTTTGGAGAGAACCAATGAGGTAGCCAGAAAACTCCAAGCCATTTGTGAGGAGACCGAAGGTGTTGAATCCGTTTCCTCCTTGGCAGGGTATGAGATTATGACGGAAGGCCGAGGCTCCAATGCGGGAACTTGTCTTATTAACTTAAAACCATGGTCAGAACGGGAACATTCCGTTCATGAGATTATGGAGGAGCTGGAAGAAGAGACCAAAGACCTTGGAGCTGTAATCGAATACTTTGAGCCACCGGCGGTTCCAGGTTTCGGTTCGTCAGGTGGTTTCGCCATGCGTTTGTTGGACAAGACCAATAGCACGGATTATCATGAGTTCGAAAGGATCAACAACGATTTTATGGATGCCTTGCGCGAACGTAAGGAATTGGCAGGCTTATTTACCTTTTATGCCGCCAATTATCCACAGTATGAGTTGAAGATCAATAATAAAGCGGCCATGCAGAAAGGTGTTTCCATAGGAAAAGCCATGGAAAATTTGAACATTCTTATCGGTAGTACCTACGAACAAGGGTTTATCCGTTTTGGCCGATTCTTTAAAGTGTATACCCAAGCGGCTCCGGAATATCGTGGCATGCCCTCCGATTTGGAAAAGCTCTTTGTAAAAAACGAAGAAGGGGAGATGGTACCCTACTCATCTTTTATGACCATGGAGAAACGCCTCGGGCCAAATGAGGTAACCCGCTACAATTTGTACAATTCTGCCGCCATTCGTGGGTTGCCCGCCAAAGGATATACCAGTGGGGATGCCATTGACGCCATAAAAGAGGTGGCCGAACAAAAATTGCCAAGGGGATATGACATTGCATGGGAAGGTCTCTCTTATGATGAAGCCCAACGTGGAAATGAATCCATCTACATTTTCATCGTAGTGCTCATATTCGTGTATTTGGTATTGGCTGCCCAATACGAGAGTTTCTTACTTCCATTGGCCGTGATTCTATCACTTCCGGTCGGGGTATTTGGTTCATTCTTCCTGTTGAAGTTAATGGGATTGTCCAACGATGTGTATGCCCAAATTGGTATGATCATGTTGGTAGGGCTCTTAGGTAAGAATGCAGTATTGATTGTGGAATTTGCCGTCCAGAAACACCGACAGGGTGCTACGATACTCGAAGCTGCTATTGAAGGTTCCAAGCAACGTTTTAGGCCAATTTTGATGACATCTTTTGCCTTTATTGCTGGTTTAATTCCCTTGGTAGTGGCCACAGGTGCAGGAGCCATAGGTAATCGAACCATTGGTGGTTCAGCCTTGGGAGGTATGCTTATCGGTACCATTTTCGGGGTGTTGTTGATACCTGGGTTATACTATGTATTTGCTAAAATGGCAGATGGTAAGAGTCTTATTAGGGATGAACACGATGAGCCGATTTCTGAAGAGCTCTTCAAGAATAATGACAACGAGAGCAAATTGCGAACTCGTTTGAAAGAAGTGAATAAACTTTTGAAAAAAATGACCACAAGAAATGGAAAGAATAAGAAAAACGGTGACCAAAATGAAGCATAG
- a CDS encoding efflux RND transporter periplasmic adaptor subunit has protein sequence MRRFSIFIGLFAVMCYTSCESKKHENKEETKYLVSSPIQMDTSITKDYVCQIHSIRHIELRALEKGYLQHIYVDEGQHVKKGQQMFHIMPNVYQADLQKAKAEAEVAEIEYKNTKLLADGNVVSANELAMAKAEYDRAKAEVSLAETHLGFTDIRAPFDGIMDLLEVREGSLLDEGELLTKLSDNSKMWVYFNVPEAEYLDYIISTKKDEKQAVELLMANNKKFNQPGVVETIEGEFNHETGNIAFRATFPNPDGILRHGETGSILMKVPLDNAMLIPQKATFEVLDKKFVFVLDENDTVQQREIVIGAELPHLFVVEKGLSLNDKVLLEGIRMVRNGEKIHYEFEKPESVLSHLELYSE, from the coding sequence ATGAGGAGATTTTCCATCTTCATCGGCTTGTTTGCAGTAATGTGCTACACAAGCTGCGAATCCAAAAAACACGAAAACAAGGAAGAAACCAAATACCTCGTGTCAAGTCCCATCCAAATGGACACATCAATCACTAAAGATTATGTATGTCAAATTCATTCGATAAGACATATAGAACTTAGAGCTTTGGAAAAAGGATACCTACAACATATTTATGTGGATGAAGGCCAACACGTGAAAAAAGGACAGCAAATGTTCCACATTATGCCCAATGTATACCAAGCCGACCTGCAAAAAGCAAAAGCAGAAGCCGAGGTCGCTGAAATTGAGTACAAGAACACCAAATTGTTGGCAGATGGCAATGTAGTATCTGCTAACGAATTGGCCATGGCGAAAGCAGAGTACGATAGAGCCAAAGCGGAAGTCAGTTTGGCAGAGACCCATTTGGGATTTACCGACATCCGTGCTCCATTCGATGGAATAATGGACCTCTTGGAAGTAAGGGAAGGCAGTCTTTTGGACGAAGGGGAACTGCTGACCAAACTTTCCGACAACTCCAAAATGTGGGTGTATTTCAATGTGCCCGAAGCAGAGTATCTCGATTATATTATCAGCACCAAAAAGGATGAAAAGCAAGCCGTGGAACTTTTGATGGCCAACAACAAAAAATTCAATCAGCCGGGTGTTGTGGAGACTATCGAGGGGGAATTCAACCACGAAACGGGGAATATTGCCTTTAGGGCCACCTTTCCCAACCCTGATGGAATTTTAAGACATGGTGAGACTGGAAGCATCCTGATGAAAGTTCCATTGGACAACGCCATGCTTATTCCACAAAAGGCAACTTTTGAGGTGCTGGACAAAAAATTTGTGTTTGTACTCGATGAGAACGATACCGTACAGCAACGCGAAATTGTGATTGGAGCAGAACTACCGCATCTATTTGTGGTTGAAAAAGGACTGTCGTTAAACGATAAAGTACTCTTGGAGGGCATCCGAATGGTACGTAACGGAGAGAAAATCCATTACGAGTTCGAAAAGCCCGAATCCGTACTGTCCCATCTTGAGTTGTATTCTGAGTAG
- a CDS encoding PVC-type heme-binding CxxCH protein translates to MLRTKLLGKIALVGLLTIVSCKKKSPKPTETPVTIELDSAYLNKKITEAKNMGSVQLADGLQLSLWAPDTLAPDPIAMDIDAQGRIFFTRTNRQKNSEFDIRGYRHWMTASNSFETVADRKAFLHETFAPEKSEENSWLPDLNNDGSHDWRDLAVEEEEVWRLEDADNNGIAEKATRVVHDFHSEETDVANALAVDGENLFVGVAPDMWRMEDTNGDEVFDTKTSLATGFGIHIGFGGHGMSGAIMGPDGKLYWGIGDIGANVTDKEGNRHPYPNQGVIVRSNPDGSDFEVFAHGLRNTHEFVFDKYGNIISSDNDGDHQGESERLVHVVEGSDAGWRSNWQYGKYTDPKNNGYKVWMDEKLFLPRWEGQAAHIIPPIMNYHNGPTGMLFNPGTALGSDWVDKFFLVEFVGDPALSHIWSFDLKPKGASFELNSEVDMLSGILPTAIKFGPDGALYLADWINGWNTKNSGRVWKLDVTDSENDLAEQRVETQKWMTTDFSELNNDELVELLRYPDMRIRQKAQFELAKSTFWGYRKLKQVAQEDDHQLARIHAIWGIGQIASDDTDKADILVEFLNDDDPEIIAQSLKVLGDVRHAEGREKMIMLLKSKEPRVQFFAAQALGRIKAENAVQPLLDMLAENADEDVYLRHAGVLALSRIGKYEPLVNLANSDNRSLKIAAVLALRRMKRPEVAAFLKDSDEFIVTEAARAINDDKGIEKALADLAALLENPKYSSEPLMRRVINVALRVGGENQLDNLIAYAKNENAPSELRGEALAALSTWSSPSVMDRVDGYHLGAKERPLRPIQNKVTGSMSDFLSDENPEVLVGALKLLSALQLKGHEDRLVQLLRTHTSPEARAEALTALGNTGYEQLARVMRMGMSDENTQVRRTAVTLIGELSLTKEELPSIVNPIFSKGGVGEQQALLEVLAEMPIEKSEVVLSDLLNQAARGGIDEAVMLDLIEAASDNNSEMLKNELASLKSQGYGTDAYVETLYGGNWWAGRNVFISNPTAQCVRCHAVKGSGGQVGPPMDDIGNRLTREQILEALIEPSKRIAPGYGSVVLTLTNGQEVTGLLVEENEEGLVLRTSDAEPLEVAHSRIQKRRNLPSGMPAMGKMISKRELRDLIEYLSNLKAGD, encoded by the coding sequence ATGTTGCGCACAAAACTGTTGGGCAAAATCGCCCTAGTTGGATTACTGACTATCGTTTCCTGTAAAAAAAAATCACCAAAACCTACTGAAACCCCTGTTACAATTGAGTTAGATTCCGCCTATCTCAATAAAAAAATCACTGAAGCCAAAAATATGGGTTCAGTTCAACTGGCGGATGGGCTTCAGCTAAGCCTTTGGGCGCCCGATACCCTTGCCCCCGACCCTATCGCCATGGATATCGATGCACAGGGCCGCATCTTTTTTACCCGTACCAATCGTCAAAAAAATTCAGAATTTGATATTCGGGGATATCGCCATTGGATGACCGCCTCCAACAGTTTTGAAACCGTAGCAGATAGAAAGGCTTTTTTACACGAAACCTTTGCTCCAGAAAAAAGTGAGGAAAACTCATGGTTGCCAGACCTCAATAACGATGGCAGTCATGATTGGAGGGACTTAGCGGTCGAAGAGGAAGAAGTGTGGCGATTGGAAGATGCGGACAATAATGGTATCGCTGAAAAGGCAACCCGAGTAGTCCATGATTTTCATTCTGAGGAAACCGATGTTGCCAACGCTTTGGCCGTTGATGGCGAAAACCTTTTTGTTGGGGTAGCTCCAGATATGTGGCGCATGGAAGATACCAACGGTGACGAAGTGTTTGATACCAAAACTTCATTGGCCACTGGTTTTGGCATCCATATCGGTTTTGGCGGACACGGTATGTCCGGTGCGATCATGGGACCCGATGGAAAACTTTATTGGGGAATCGGTGACATTGGAGCCAATGTTACCGATAAAGAGGGCAATCGCCATCCATACCCCAATCAAGGGGTTATTGTTCGAAGCAATCCAGATGGTTCCGATTTTGAGGTTTTTGCCCATGGTCTTCGCAATACCCATGAATTTGTTTTTGACAAGTATGGCAATATCATTTCTTCTGATAATGATGGAGATCACCAAGGTGAAAGTGAGCGATTGGTGCATGTCGTCGAAGGTTCTGATGCGGGATGGCGCTCCAACTGGCAATATGGCAAATACACCGACCCAAAAAACAATGGGTATAAAGTCTGGATGGATGAAAAGCTCTTTTTGCCCAGATGGGAAGGGCAAGCTGCTCACATCATCCCTCCTATCATGAACTATCACAACGGCCCTACAGGAATGCTCTTTAATCCTGGTACGGCTTTGGGTTCGGATTGGGTGGACAAATTCTTTTTGGTCGAATTTGTGGGCGACCCTGCCCTATCACATATTTGGTCGTTCGATTTAAAACCGAAGGGGGCTTCGTTCGAGCTCAATTCAGAAGTGGATATGCTGAGCGGCATTTTACCAACCGCCATCAAGTTTGGGCCAGATGGTGCTCTTTACCTTGCCGATTGGATCAATGGTTGGAATACAAAAAATTCAGGCCGAGTATGGAAGCTGGACGTAACCGATTCGGAAAACGATTTGGCCGAACAACGTGTAGAAACCCAAAAATGGATGACTACAGACTTTTCTGAATTGAACAATGACGAATTGGTCGAATTATTGCGCTATCCCGATATGCGAATTCGGCAAAAAGCGCAATTTGAATTGGCAAAAAGCACCTTTTGGGGATATAGAAAGTTAAAACAAGTTGCTCAAGAAGATGACCATCAATTAGCGCGAATACATGCCATTTGGGGTATTGGTCAAATAGCTTCGGATGATACCGACAAAGCTGATATACTGGTTGAATTTTTGAATGATGATGACCCAGAAATTATCGCTCAAAGTTTAAAAGTATTGGGAGATGTACGTCATGCAGAAGGAAGAGAGAAAATGATAATGTTGTTGAAGTCCAAAGAACCTAGGGTCCAATTCTTTGCCGCTCAGGCATTGGGCCGAATCAAAGCTGAAAATGCTGTACAACCCCTATTGGATATGTTGGCAGAAAATGCTGATGAAGATGTTTATCTGCGTCATGCCGGTGTATTGGCGTTATCAAGAATTGGGAAGTATGAGCCTTTGGTCAATTTAGCCAATAGCGATAACCGTTCCTTGAAAATTGCAGCGGTTTTGGCTTTGCGAAGAATGAAAAGACCGGAAGTGGCTGCTTTTTTGAAAGACTCCGATGAATTTATTGTTACCGAAGCAGCTCGTGCCATCAATGATGATAAGGGTATTGAAAAAGCGCTTGCAGATTTGGCCGCACTTTTGGAAAACCCAAAATACAGTTCCGAACCGCTAATGCGCCGTGTAATCAACGTCGCGCTTCGAGTGGGTGGCGAAAATCAACTGGATAATTTGATTGCATATGCCAAAAACGAAAATGCCCCTTCGGAATTACGCGGTGAGGCCTTGGCCGCACTGAGTACATGGTCCTCTCCATCGGTAATGGACCGTGTGGACGGGTATCATTTGGGAGCAAAAGAAAGACCTTTGAGGCCCATTCAAAATAAAGTAACGGGAAGTATGTCAGATTTTTTGTCTGATGAAAACCCAGAGGTATTGGTCGGAGCACTAAAACTATTGTCCGCCTTGCAACTAAAAGGACATGAAGACCGATTGGTTCAGCTCCTACGCACCCACACTTCGCCTGAAGCTAGGGCTGAAGCTTTAACCGCATTGGGCAATACAGGGTATGAACAATTGGCACGAGTAATGCGTATGGGCATGAGTGATGAAAACACACAGGTGAGACGAACCGCCGTGACTTTGATAGGTGAGCTTTCGTTGACAAAAGAAGAATTGCCAAGCATCGTAAACCCCATATTCAGCAAAGGTGGTGTTGGCGAACAACAAGCACTGTTAGAAGTCTTGGCAGAGATGCCCATAGAAAAAAGCGAAGTGGTACTTTCCGACTTGTTGAATCAGGCTGCTCGTGGGGGTATTGATGAAGCCGTTATGCTCGATTTGATAGAAGCCGCCTCCGACAACAACTCCGAGATGCTTAAAAATGAACTTGCCTCATTAAAAAGTCAAGGCTATGGCACCGATGCCTACGTAGAAACCTTATATGGTGGCAATTGGTGGGCTGGTCGAAATGTTTTTATAAGTAACCCAACTGCCCAATGTGTACGCTGTCATGCAGTGAAAGGCTCAGGCGGCCAAGTAGGCCCTCCCATGGACGATATTGGCAACAGATTGACCCGTGAGCAAATCTTGGAAGCTTTGATCGAGCCTTCCAAGCGAATTGCTCCAGGTTACGGAAGCGTAGTGTTGACCTTGACCAACGGACAAGAGGTTACAGGACTATTGGTAGAAGAGAACGAGGAGGGATTGGTTCTCCGCACTTCTGATGCCGAACCTTTAGAAGTGGCCCACTCTCGAATTCAAAAGAGAAGAAATTTGCCGTCAGGCATGCCTGCCATGGGCAAGATGATCAGCAAACGTGAACTACGCGATTTAATAGAATATTTAAGCAATTTGAAAGCAGGGGATTAA
- a CDS encoding fibronectin type III domain-containing protein, which yields MKTINFITALSFGKEIIIMVLMLFVACSSSESNSDDTSAETDIQAPSSPTGLTADNITQTSVELNWGAASDNVGIQNYSLYQNGSYLASSGQTSYVLSDLEPGKVYEYQVRATDAAGNESTLSEVLKVTTVSAIEAELQYASGNIDAYLRNLINNVPGSGENNYIIPTNDDLELWNQVIDDLLSNNISDAVSKAVDFNYQITEFTDTNLSPNQVFYVLAEYSSQSNYWGIYVFSKTPQKEDLVLMAPHIKYDTNTGFEAVYSFRNNVAKALLLSGTHRCNSTDRSECSGTTSSCGSNGAYRISDMAHNTNSAFQKTTEVLATTLPNTIFVQLHGFGKDDGDPDVIMSNGTTETPDTDYASLIKDALLDEDNTLTFKIAHIDTDWTRLRGFTNTQGRFINSSPDPCSTSASSTTGRFIHIEQAKPKLRKNASSWAKMSNALGSVF from the coding sequence ATGAAAACTATAAATTTTATAACAGCTCTTTCCTTCGGAAAGGAAATTATCATCATGGTTTTGATGTTGTTTGTAGCATGCTCTTCAAGTGAGAGTAATAGCGACGATACCTCAGCAGAAACGGATATACAAGCTCCATCGTCTCCTACAGGCTTAACGGCCGATAATATAACACAAACCTCAGTGGAATTGAATTGGGGTGCTGCTTCCGATAATGTGGGAATTCAAAATTATTCCCTTTACCAAAATGGCAGTTATTTGGCAAGTTCCGGTCAAACATCTTATGTGTTGAGTGATTTGGAGCCTGGTAAGGTTTATGAATACCAAGTACGGGCAACCGATGCCGCTGGTAACGAATCTACGTTGAGTGAAGTTTTAAAAGTAACAACGGTTAGTGCAATTGAGGCCGAACTACAATATGCTTCAGGGAATATTGATGCGTATTTGCGAAATTTGATAAACAATGTGCCTGGTAGCGGTGAAAACAATTATATAATACCTACCAATGATGATTTGGAACTGTGGAACCAGGTTATTGACGATTTGTTGAGCAACAATATTTCAGATGCCGTTTCCAAAGCTGTTGATTTCAACTATCAAATTACAGAGTTTACAGATACCAATTTATCACCAAACCAAGTGTTCTATGTGTTGGCCGAATACAGTTCGCAATCCAATTATTGGGGCATCTATGTTTTCAGCAAAACACCCCAAAAAGAAGATTTGGTATTGATGGCTCCCCACATTAAGTATGATACCAATACGGGTTTTGAGGCAGTGTATTCCTTTAGAAATAATGTGGCCAAAGCACTACTTTTAAGCGGTACGCATAGATGCAATAGCACCGATAGGTCGGAATGTTCCGGAACAACTTCCTCCTGTGGGTCAAATGGGGCATACCGTATTTCTGACATGGCGCACAATACCAATTCCGCCTTTCAAAAAACAACAGAGGTTTTAGCTACAACTTTGCCAAATACCATATTTGTACAATTGCATGGTTTTGGTAAGGATGATGGAGACCCCGATGTTATAATGAGCAATGGAACTACGGAAACCCCAGACACAGATTATGCCTCCTTGATCAAAGACGCTCTTTTGGATGAGGATAATACATTGACTTTTAAAATTGCCCATATTGATACGGATTGGACCCGATTAAGGGGCTTTACCAATACGCAAGGAAGGTTTATCAATAGTTCCCCTGACCCATGTAGCACTTCAGCTAGCAGTACAACAGGGAGATTTATCCATATTGAACAAGCTAAACCAAAACTGCGCAAAAACGCTTCTAGCTGGGCAAAAATGAGTAATGCATTGGGCAGTGTTTTTTAA